A single window of Metallosphaera hakonensis JCM 8857 = DSM 7519 DNA harbors:
- a CDS encoding DUF5658 family protein has product MNSRWLWVTLVLLNALDLFFSSVGWLNFYGEGNPILAPLYQGMPFPFLLLGTTDVKVLTLVGAYWFKRYVERWEPKAGNLLLFLLNLGYLLVIVNDLLALFSSGWSL; this is encoded by the coding sequence TTGAACTCAAGGTGGCTCTGGGTAACCCTGGTCCTGCTCAACGCCCTAGACCTCTTCTTCAGCTCTGTGGGCTGGTTGAACTTTTACGGTGAGGGTAATCCGATCTTGGCCCCCCTCTACCAGGGAATGCCCTTCCCATTCCTGTTGTTGGGAACCACTGACGTGAAGGTACTGACTCTCGTGGGGGCCTACTGGTTCAAGAGGTACGTCGAGAGGTGGGAGCCTAAGGCTGGGAACCTACTCCTATTCCTCCTCAACCTGGGTTACCTCCTCGTCATAGTGAACGACCTCCTGGCCCTCTTTTCTTCAGGGTGGAGCCTGTAG